The nucleotide sequence CCAGGCGAGCAGCTTGCCCGCTTCTGGCTGGATGGTCTTGCCGATTGCCTTGAAGCGGGTGGCGCCGCCATCCTCGACGTCGTTCAGATAGACCATCGCGGTCCAGGTCCGCTGGCCGTTGTCCGCGCAGTGGACGTAGTAATCGGCGCCGGTCGGCTCGAACGTGTCGGTATGGGCGCGAAACTCCTGCCCCGGCGCATAGCGCTGCCCCTGAAGCGGCTCGCCAAGCCGGTCGTCCAGGCCGAGGAGGGTGCTGATCCGCAGATTGACCGCCGCGACGAGCGGTTGATTGCCATCGAGGTCGCAGGTTTCGCTGGTGCGAAAGTTCGCTTCGCCGCGGTCGTCGGCGATGGTCGACGGCCGCCGATTGGCCTCGATCATCGCGATCAGCGCGGTGCGCTCCGGCTCGCTCAGGAATGCGCGATGGATGAACAGCTCCAGCTTCGGGCTGGGCACGCGCTGCACGCCGGCGAGGCCGCGCAGCCGCAATGCCACCTCACTGGAAGGCAAGGCTCCCTCCCCGCTCCGCCTCGTGCGCGGCGATGACGCTGCGCACCACCTCGTTCATCAGCGCCATGCGGGTCGGCAGCGGGGTCGAAGTGCGCTTGATCAGCACGGCGACGGCATAGCTGCTGCCGTCAGGGGCGGTCAGGACGCCAATGTCGTTGTAACCCGCCTGCACGCCGCCGAGGATCTGCCCCGTCCCCGTCTTGTGGGCAAGGGTCCAGCCCGGCTTCAGCCCGCCGCGGAGGCGGTTCTTGCCGGTGCGGGTGTCACTCATGATGGTCAGCAGTCGCGCGGTGGCGGCGGGCGAAAGCAACTCGCCGCGCTTCAGCCGCGCGAGGGTCGACGCGATCGCGGCCGGCGAGGCGCCATCATAAGGGTCGGCGATGTAGCGCTCGAACAGGCTCCGGCGCACGCTCATCGGCAGCGCCTCGCGCGCCCGGTAGAAGGCATTTCCGATCGACAGGTCCTGGCTCCAGCTGAGGCCGGCGATGCGGGACTGGAGCGCGCGCTCGCCTTCGTAGAAACGGATTGCGCCGAGCCTGCGGTCCTCGATGAAGCGCCGCACTGCCGCGGGCCCGCCCGCCACGCGCATCAGCTTGTCGTTGGCGGTGTTGTCGGACCTGGTCAGTGCATCGATCATCAGCGTCTCGACCGTGGTCGTGTAGGTGCCGGTCTTGAGCACACGCTGGGCGATCGGCTGGTTGAACAGGGTGAGGTCGCTCCTGGTGAGCGTCACCGGGCCTGTTAGCGTCAGCCGCCCGCGGTCCACGGCGTCCATCGCAGTCAAGGCGACGAAGAACTTGCTGACGCTCTGCTGCGGGTAAAGCTCGGTCTCCTTCCAGCCGGTCCGCCAGCCACGGTCGATCGACTGGACGGCGATTCCGACCTGTCCCTTGAAGCCGCTTCCAAGCTGGTCGATCCGCCGCGCCAGCTCGGCCGGTGTGGCCGGAGCGGCGGTCCGTGTGTGGACCGATGCGGTACCCGGCGTGAGCACGGCTGCAGCGGTCAGCGCGACCGCGCACAGCCTGGTCCAATGCGACGTCATGGCGTCTCGCCTCCCCTCGGCAAGCTCGTCACGCGCGGACGCGCCGCGCCTTGGCCACTGATTCGCAAAGTGGAGTCGTCGATGCAAGCCTCTAGCGGGCGAGCAGGGCCGCGCCTTCGATCTCGTCGAGCGCACGATGCGCGGCGATATAGGCGCGGGCATTCGCCACCCATTGCGGTGCACCCGAGATGCCGGGCAACCGCATCGCCTCCGCCAGCGCCTGGTCGACCTGTCCGGACGACAGCCGAGCGGAGGCGCGCTCGTAGGTGGCGACGGGACGCTGGCTCGGCTGGTCGGCACGACGGATGCTGACGAGACTGCCCATCTCGCGGCGAACATTCTCCCACAGGCTTGCGCTCTCGGGCGCGGCCTTGAGGCGCGGCTCGAGCGTGTCGAAGTCGGCGATCAGCTGATCCAGCCGGACCGGCCTGCGCGACGCGGTGACGATGGTCGCCACGGCGCGGGCATGGCTCGGCCCGAAGCGCTCGCTGAGCAATGGCTCGAGATAGCCGAGCGCGACTCCACGATCGATCGCACGACGGGCAGCGAAGGCGACCAGCAGGGCATCCGCGCGCCCGGCCGATCCTTCGGCCCGCGCGGTGGCAGTCTCGACCCGAGCAAGCCGTGCTTCGAGGGTGGCGACACGGGCCTCGGCTTGGGGGGTCGGCTCGATCGCCGGGACGGCGGGGCTACCGGGCGCCGGAAGGGTCGCGACCGCAAGCGGCTGGTCGGCTGGCTGCGCCGCAACGGGTTGCGCGAAACCGACGAGACGGGCCGCCTCGGGAAAGCGCGACAGCGCCCAGATGGCGACGGCGCCGCCCACCAGGACGAGCAGGAGGGCAAGGAGCAGGACCGTACCGAAGCTGGCCCGGCGGCTTGAGACAGCACTGGTCATCGGTTGCCTTCCTCGCACAGCTTGGCGGCGAGGGAAAGCAAGGCCGGATCGCTCGGGCTTGCGGCCGCTTCGCAGACGGCCCAGCCGTCGCCGCAGGCGGAGGCCGCGGCCGGGCTGATGGCAGCGATCAGGATGCGGTCCTTGCCATCATCCAGCGACGCGATGCGTCGGCCGGCGGCGGGCGAGTGGACGAGGATGACGCTGCCCGCCAGCGCCTCGGGCGAGGGCAGCGGAAGCGGCTCGGCACGGTAGACGGTGACCGCCGTGACCCGCTGCGGGGGAGACGCCAGCTCGATCCGCTCCTCGCCGGCGAGATGAAGCAGTGCGAGATCCGCAGGAAGGGTTTCGAGCAGTGCCTCGACGCCCCCGGTGCCGACACTGGCGACCGTCAGCCCCGCTTCCCGCGCAGCGCTCGCGGTGGCTTCTCCGACGGCATGGACCGGCAGGTCGGGCAGGCGTCCGGCAAGGCGGACGGCATTGGCGCTGGTCAGCAGCAAGGCGCCGAACCGACTTTCCGGCATCGTCCAGGCGACCGGCGCCGTGGCAAAGGCGGGGCTGACCCGCACTTCGAGGCCCAAGGCAGCCGCGCGGGCCGCGGTGGCGCTTGCGCCGGGCTCGGGGCGAAGGATGACGAGCGGTCTCACGCCGCCGCGAACAGCATCCGCACGTTGGCCGGCGCGCGCCCGAGCAGTTCGGCGGCGAGCGCCAGGCCGGCCTCCTCCTCCTCGCCCTCGGCGGCGTGAAGTTCGCCCCGCACATGTTCGGAGCCGTCGCTGCTGAGCAGTTCGGCCCGCAGCCACAGCCGGCCGTCCCCCTCGACGATGCCGAGCGCCGCGACGGGCGAGTGGCAGGAGCCGCCTACGCCGCGCGCGAAGGATCGCTCGGCGGTGACGGCACGGCGGGTCGGCTTGTGATCGATGGCGTCGAGCAGCGCGCGGGTCGCGGCATCGTCCTTGCGGCATTCGATGGCGATCGCCGCCTGTCCGGGCGCGGGAAGGAAGTCGGCGACGTCGATGGCGCTGCCCTCGTCGATGCCGAGGCGATCAAGGCCGGCAGCCGCAAGGAAGGTCGCCTCATAATCGCCCGTCACGACGCGCTGCAGCCGGGTGGCGACATTGCCGCGCATGATCGAAATGGAAAGGTCCGGCCGGCGGCGAAGCAATTGCGCGGTCCGACGGGGAGACGAGGTGCCGACCTTCGCGCCCTGGCTCAGCGCCTCGACCGACGGCGCGCCGATCAGCCTGTCGCGCACGTCGGCGCGCGGCAGGAAGGCGGCGATGCAGAGGCTGTCGGGCCGCTCGCTCTCGAC is from Sphingomonas sp. LHG3406-1 and encodes:
- a CDS encoding 2OG-Fe(II) oxygenase, whose translation is MPSSEVALRLRGLAGVQRVPSPKLELFIHRAFLSEPERTALIAMIEANRRPSTIADDRGEANFRTSETCDLDGNQPLVAAVNLRISTLLGLDDRLGEPLQGQRYAPGQEFRAHTDTFEPTGADYYVHCADNGQRTWTAMVYLNDVEDGGATRFKAIGKTIQPEAGKLLAWNNLLDDGRPNPATIHQGMKVRRGTKYILTRWYRQRPYG
- the bla gene encoding class A beta-lactamase, whose amino-acid sequence is MTSHWTRLCAVALTAAAVLTPGTASVHTRTAAPATPAELARRIDQLGSGFKGQVGIAVQSIDRGWRTGWKETELYPQQSVSKFFVALTAMDAVDRGRLTLTGPVTLTRSDLTLFNQPIAQRVLKTGTYTTTVETLMIDALTRSDNTANDKLMRVAGGPAAVRRFIEDRRLGAIRFYEGERALQSRIAGLSWSQDLSIGNAFYRAREALPMSVRRSLFERYIADPYDGASPAAIASTLARLKRGELLSPAATARLLTIMSDTRTGKNRLRGGLKPGWTLAHKTGTGQILGGVQAGYNDIGVLTAPDGSSYAVAVLIKRTSTPLPTRMALMNEVVRSVIAAHEAERGGSLAFQ
- a CDS encoding uroporphyrinogen-III synthase, which translates into the protein MRPLVILRPEPGASATAARAAALGLEVRVSPAFATAPVAWTMPESRFGALLLTSANAVRLAGRLPDLPVHAVGEATASAAREAGLTVASVGTGGVEALLETLPADLALLHLAGEERIELASPPQRVTAVTVYRAEPLPLPSPEALAGSVILVHSPAAGRRIASLDDGKDRILIAAISPAAASACGDGWAVCEAAASPSDPALLSLAAKLCEEGNR
- the hemC gene encoding hydroxymethylbilane synthase, with the protein product MNPRLTLGTRASPLALAQARATAAKLEKAHGWDPGSVSLFEVRTTGDKVQDRALAEIGGKALWTKELDQVLLGGGTQASVHSCKDVESERPDSLCIAAFLPRADVRDRLIGAPSVEALSQGAKVGTSSPRRTAQLLRRRPDLSISIMRGNVATRLQRVVTGDYEATFLAAAGLDRLGIDEGSAIDVADFLPAPGQAAIAIECRKDDAATRALLDAIDHKPTRRAVTAERSFARGVGGSCHSPVAALGIVEGDGRLWLRAELLSSDGSEHVRGELHAAEGEEEEAGLALAAELLGRAPANVRMLFAAA